The DNA sequence GAACACAAGAAAGGCCACCAAATTTCGTATCAGGACAAAAGTAGTTTGACTTTTCTGAACTTAAATCCCCGGTCGTCGACCATTAATCCTGTCCTTTTTGGTAGACCAAAACGCATTCAAACACTTCACTAAACGACAACCACCTCGCCCGACATTATACGCCTCCAAAACCCGACACGTGGACTTTGAATAGCTGCAAAGCTTGAACTAGAAGTCATGGCCAACCCAGCTTAACACTAGATTAAACCTCGCTTAATCCAAACTAatcactcttctctctctctctctctctatacttTTCAGCTATAGACTTCGTCTCTCACAAGTCACACAGAGCTTTTATTCACAGAATCtcaatccctctctctctctctgttcacAGAGGGGTCTTATAAAAACGCTGTCTTTTTCTCATCTCTGTTCCGTTGAGCTGAAAGCTCAATTGGGTTTTGTTCATATAGTGTAAGTAGTTGTGAAGTAGGACTCAGAAAAGCAGCTTTGAGACAGATAGAAGTTGGGGTTCAATTTTCTGATTATGACCAATTTTATCTGTTGGGGGcagttttgaattttggggtTTCCTTTGTTTTTACAGTCTTGGGTTTAATCATTGTGTTTCTGGGGGCGTAATAGATATTTTGGTCAGAGATTATGAGCTGGTAGGTGGGAATAGCCAACAAAAGAGGGAGACCTTGACCGGTAGATGAGATAGAGATGAAACTGAACCCTAGAAAATGAATACTTGTACCTACAAAGCTTGTTCTTTGGAGTTTTGAGATAAAACCCAAGTGgtagatttttgtttttttgttgctcttcttcttctgtagATTGAATTCCAAAAACCAACACACAAGTAAGAAGTGTCCTTAGTTTCCCGATGCCGACCGACTTAGAtaactcctccacagcttcagGGGAGGCCAGTGTTTCTTCCTCTGGTAACCAAACAGCTCCGGCTCCAAAACCCACCACCAAGAAAAAGCGAAACTTGCCGGGAATGCCAGGTAATTCGAAAGCTCCCAAATCGATTCTGTACAGTTTTGGTACCACGACTTGTTTGGTTAAATTGGATTTCTGGgctgtttgactttgttgcagATCCAGATGCAGAGGTGATTGCTCTGTCTCCCAAGACCCTTATGGCAACGAACCGATTTGTTTGCGAAATTTGCAACAAAGGGTTTCAGAGGGATCAGAATCTGCAGCTCCATCGGCGAGGTCATAATCTGCCGTGGAAGCTGAGGCAGAGATCGAGCAAAGAGATCAAGAAGAGAGTCTATGTCTGCCCTGAAGCTTCTTGTGTCCACCACGATCCTTCTAGAGCTTTGGGCGATCTGACTGGGATTAAGAAGCACTTTTGCAGAAAGCACGGCGAGAAGAAGTGGAAATGCGACAAGTGCTCGAAGAAATACGCGGTTCAGTCGGATTGGAAAGCTCATTCTAAGATTTGTGGCACCAGAGAGTATAAATGTGATTGTGGGACTTTGTTTTCAAGGTAAAGTTATAATCTTTATTCTAAAGTTTTGTGATTTTGAGCTTGACttgttgggttttgggtttttgctgaagattttggttttggtttttgaaggAGGGATAGCTTCATAACACACAGGGCTTTCTGTGATGCTTTGGCTGAGGAAAGTGCTAGAGGTCCTTCTCAGACTCAAAATGTGAATTTGAATTCAGAATCAGACCCAAAGGTTCAAACAGTAAATTCACCTccaccagcagcagcagcagcagcagcagcacagGCTTCAGTTCCATCCCAACCCACTAGTTCTTCAGCTCCGTCTCAGCCAGCAGCTCTGCCTATTCAGGGTTCAGGTAAATATACCCAAATTTGGAAAATTCCCATCTTTTCAGTTGGGTTTTGTCTGGATGTGTTTTGAGTCCTTATAAACAACAAATCCAAAATCTTTGTTATCtttctgtctctctgtctctgtctcttaTAGATCTTGGAGTTTAGTAGTTTTTGTCTGTTATGAATTTTCTTGTCAACTGCAATATATATCACACAGCATGGAAACTGATCAGAGATTTGGGAATTggacaaattaataaaaataagttTCTTAGAGGTTCCATTAAACTTTAGGATTTCAAACTGTTTAATCTCAATAAAGATACAAGTGATCAAAAGCTCAAAAAGAGAAAGTGGGTTAGAGAAAAGAAACCATTATTGATCCTCCTTTTCCTTTCAAAAGTCTTTCATAGAGAAAGGCTTAACTTTCCATGATGTATGCTTAAGGGACTCATCTTTGGTTTTATCTTGTCTCCTTTAGTTGGAGTGCCGGAGTTGCCCGAAAATCCCCCAGAAGATGCCGCTGCTGTGACTCAGCGGAAAGGACACTGTAGCAGCAGCAACAGCTCAAGCAGCAACGGTAGTACAAGCAGTAGTGTATTTGCAAGTTTATTTGCTTCTTCGACAACATCTGGAGCAAGCTTGCAACCTCCTGCATTTACTGACTTAATTCGAGCCATGGGGCAACCGGATCAACCAACTGACCTAGCGCCATCTTCTTCAATTGAGCCTATCTCTCTTGGCCTCTCAACCAGTCACGCATCCTCAATTTTTGGATCTGCAGGACAGGAGCGTAGGCAGTATGCGCCTCCACCACAACCAGCTATGTCTGCCACTGCTCTACTTCAGAAAGCTGCTCAAATGGGTGCAGCAGCAACTAACGCATCGTTGTTTCGCGGGTTTGGCATTGtctcctcctcatcttcttccacACAGCAAGATAGCATGCAATGGAATCAGCGGCAAGCAGAATCAGACAGTGCCTCAATTGCTGCAGGGCTTGGACTTGGTCTTCCTTGTGACGGTTCTGGATGGAAGGAATTAATGATGGGAAGTCCTTCAATGTTTGGTCCCAAGCAAACCACACTTGATCTTTTGGGATTGGGAATGGCTGCTGGTAATAACCCCAATGGTGGCCTGTCAGCCCTAATTACATCCATCGGGGGTGGTATAGATGTGGCTGCTGCAGCTGCATCATTTGGAAGTGGAGAATACAGTGGCAAAGATTTGGCAAGGAGctcatgaaaattgaaaatgaaacgaGCGCTTTTCTCCATCTGACTTGAGGAATCCGTGTACAAGTAATGGATGTTGCAGAATGAAGAATGATGGCAAGAAATATATaaagtaaaaatataaaattgctCTATTGGGAGGTAAGCATCAGAACACAGGCAGTTGAGTCTTTTTTAATGTTCTGCTGCCATGGTGACCAAGGGTGAAAACGACTGTGTCTTGCTGGTGTGGATGATGTGAAAGATAAAATCAGAGAACCTTCTTTCCTGTTTTGTTTAACTTGGGGATTTCAGCATACTGGATGTGTAAGCTAGAAGAAGAGGAAAGGGAAAACATGTGTCGTTAAGGTGCTTTGGTGAATATGTGTTACATTCTTTAATTTTGTCAACTTTCTGAAGCCAAGCCTAGTAGTAAAGGCTGAGTTTGAATTTTTACCACCGTGGACTTGTAGAACTAGGCTGTAGTATAAACTCGTAGTAGTTTGGGGCTGATGTTGTAAAGTACTGTTTCAGTAGGCTGGTTAGGACTCCTGGACTCGATCAATTTCCATCTCTTGTACTTATCGTTAAACTAAGATTAAGTTATTATGAGCATTATATATGTTTCCTAACTTGGCTTTTTTACTGTTGAGCAACGTTTTGGTTGGCTGCTAGGTTTCTGACTCTAGAAGCGAGAAAGTATAGGGAATTGAAATTGATACTCATTTTGTTTACAATTAAATTAAACAAGAATACACACACACTATTATTATGAAAAAATGGTTTATTAGtcataatttaaaattttaacagAAATGACTCTATaaaattaataaactttgataattaattaaagggtggtgctatttacacactcattttttttattcacataccccctctatttttccattactttaatataattttttttttacaaattatccTAACTATCCTAtcttataattatgtttcttttttattattattttttatttggcaagtcaatcatgaattaaacatcattatacaataaactAATTTTTTCTTATGAATGTCATTGCtgatttagaaaaaaaatgatgagcAAGACAAAGTGCAATCTATCAAAAATTCTGTAATTAGTGTGGCAAAGTTTAGGGCTTAGATGAAAAATCCGGATGTAACTGATTTTGGGGATTTAGATATGTCATGATTGCtatacaaaattgaagaaaggTATAAGCATATAACCTAAACTAAAGGAGATCCAAAACCTCTCACATCTGATTAAGCAACTTTGATTGAAGATACCATTCCCAGTGACAAAGCATTCTGCAGAGTGATGATATGACATAAgtcaaaatgaaatcaaagcgTCAACAATTTCAAAAGTATCAATCAACTCAAATCAAAACCATGATTAGCAAGCAAGCCataccaaaatcaaactaagacgaACATAACGCACAAATTTAAAGCTCTCAGTCCACCAAATCACTGAGAAATTGATCTTTTTAGCAGAAAGCGATGGATTGAAATACATCAAATAATTTTAGTAGAATCTTACAAGGAATGATGGATAGGGGCTCGAATGATCACTaacctcatatttttcttccatgtcTCTATTGCAAATcagatgtaaaattttctccaaagaTGGGTCTAAAATTGCTTGTTCTACCataattaaacttcaaagcatcacgTTAGATAGATagtgactatgctagagaagtttttgatggaaaagaaaagagaaaattgtaAAGAGTCTTGAAGGTCTTTGTGTCTGCGGaaaaataagggtttaggattctGGGATGATTGAtttgccaaaaagaaaaaagaaaaaagaaaaaagaaaaaagaaaaaagaaaaaagaaaaaagaaacataattgcaAGAAATGGTAGTTcaggtaatttgtaaaaaaaaaattgtattaaagtaatggaaaaatagagggggtgtgtAAATAGAAAAAATGAGTGTGCGAATAGCAGCacccttaattaaattataagGACAACTAtaacatttacaaaatatatttttattaaaataataaacaaaaaaagaaccCACAACTTACTCTTTTCTCCCATTATCTCTTCTCTGCAatgactgtttttttttttagaaaaaaaaaaaaaaacttgtgggGAAAAGCTAATATACTAGAAGGAAAATACACACTCTATGTGcatttaattttgaaaaaaaaaaaattaaaataatgaaaCCAATTTTTAGCAGTTGAATAGGGAGAACAGTTGAAATTAGTGGGTGGCAGTAACAGTTTGGGAGAGTAGATGGATAATGcatcttttttccttttgtaaTTCACAGTTTTATCCTTGcacatttaaattttttaaacttTTATAATATTTGAGGGCTATTTCagtaaaaaaatttctcttttaGCTAACAAACACtactcttaataatagtatagatagatacacacacaattttttttcttcaattaaatCAGAGCCAACAGGCTGTTCTCCATAATTGAATGGTCCCTAAAGGCAAAAATTGATTGATTCTTTAATATCTTGAAAGGTCCTATCCACAATTACAAATCTGATATTTGATCTTTTCAGATATGAAGCACATACAATTCAAAGAGCTTCTTAGTAGTTTATGTGATTCCATTGCttataatataaatatatttatttgtcaACTCCTTAGTAGTGTATGTGATACCATTGCTTATAATAtaaagggttaattacatataagtgcatcttagaatgtttttttagccataaggccaccagctagttttttccttcataaagccactagattaaaaaagatgttatattttggatattaaaaaccaatatatttacataaatgccactagagtacaaaatcaacattcattctctttctcctctccggccgacctccggtGAACTTCGGCGGG is a window from the Rosa chinensis cultivar Old Blush chromosome 2, RchiOBHm-V2, whole genome shotgun sequence genome containing:
- the LOC112186928 gene encoding zinc finger protein GAI-ASSOCIATED FACTOR 1; its protein translation is MPTDLDNSSTASGEASVSSSGNQTAPAPKPTTKKKRNLPGMPDPDAEVIALSPKTLMATNRFVCEICNKGFQRDQNLQLHRRGHNLPWKLRQRSSKEIKKRVYVCPEASCVHHDPSRALGDLTGIKKHFCRKHGEKKWKCDKCSKKYAVQSDWKAHSKICGTREYKCDCGTLFSRRDSFITHRAFCDALAEESARGPSQTQNVNLNSESDPKVQTVNSPPPAAAAAAAAQASVPSQPTSSSAPSQPAALPIQGSVGVPELPENPPEDAAAVTQRKGHCSSSNSSSSNGSTSSSVFASLFASSTTSGASLQPPAFTDLIRAMGQPDQPTDLAPSSSIEPISLGLSTSHASSIFGSAGQERRQYAPPPQPAMSATALLQKAAQMGAAATNASLFRGFGIVSSSSSSTQQDSMQWNQRQAESDSASIAAGLGLGLPCDGSGWKELMMGSPSMFGPKQTTLDLLGLGMAAGNNPNGGLSALITSIGGGIDVAAAAASFGSGEYSGKDLARSS